The Pseudomonas eucalypticola genome has a window encoding:
- a CDS encoding DUF2946 domain-containing protein, giving the protein MLSRRHLSHWLACMAVLVNLLAMPLHARQMQLMEGMPTAMMGDNCAMHGMPAMHDEGRRLIDVLDPHPHKMQHGDCCCCGASGMAGPPPSHWRAPPPHYLAQAPLTHPTVPALAPRFRWTSLNPRASPLS; this is encoded by the coding sequence ATGCTCTCACGTCGACACCTCAGCCACTGGCTGGCCTGCATGGCCGTGCTGGTCAACCTGCTGGCCATGCCCCTGCATGCCCGGCAGATGCAGCTGATGGAGGGGATGCCCACGGCAATGATGGGCGATAACTGTGCCATGCACGGCATGCCCGCGATGCACGATGAGGGTCGCCGGCTCATCGATGTGCTGGACCCGCACCCGCACAAGATGCAACACGGCGACTGCTGTTGCTGCGGTGCCTCGGGCATGGCCGGGCCGCCGCCCAGCCACTGGCGCGCGCCACCGCCCCATTACCTGGCCCAAGCCCCCCTCACCCACCCCACGGTGCCCGCGCTGGCGCCGCGTTTTCGCTGGACCAGCCTCAACCCCCGCGCTTCCCCGCTGTCCTGA
- a CDS encoding TonB-dependent receptor, which produces MALQRNRKKARRSPARPFHASMLACGALAALPAAHAFAGTAQDSTLTLGTVTVNSAPGGPLSTTSVLSSVDILGGDVVEKMPVTYSWELFSRLPGVELTEFNQGTTSGKLSFRGFNGEGEVNAVKLLIDGIPSNSNDGNMPFMDMVFPLDIDTIEVVRGTSDPRYGLNNIAGNVNINTRIGGDYTKARVRYGSYGTRETQLAKGIESANWTQNYFLAYQKSDGYRDHADQDRVSVAGKWFYTPDDQAYRIGLILRHYEGQADEPGYLTGANAHSHPTMTNSYNDTDQGTRRMNSASVHFDTDLADDLSLAAKTYLNTFDDRRWTRYWSASTQQERDAYETQYGAMSTLTWRPQVDWLHALALEGGLDTQRQQNISERYSTVERVRTAQTRDQHFDFNTVGGYVQAVIEPTDTLKVIPAYRVDKLSGDFTNHMTGVHYDMNDYGLIKQPKLSVVYSPWSVASLYANWGRTFQVGTGSSSYKIPPQTDDLAPSINDGWETGVKFTPASWIDGRLAYWQQKASGEVSRRLNDPTGASDNVGQTRRWGYDLQVNLHAGARTEAWLAYSWQYSKILKAGATYPDSEGNEIDHIPHHVYNAGASYQLTPTVQLTGWMNGQSDYYLEKNNVEGKYGAYVLFNLGATWKVSEHVSLDLQLKNLANRYYEYVWYDADGALAPLHSPGDGRALYTGISLDF; this is translated from the coding sequence ATGGCTTTACAGCGCAACCGTAAAAAAGCGCGGCGTTCGCCTGCCCGTCCGTTTCATGCGTCGATGCTGGCCTGCGGCGCCCTCGCCGCCCTGCCCGCTGCCCACGCCTTCGCCGGCACCGCCCAGGACTCGACGCTGACGCTGGGCACCGTTACCGTCAACAGCGCGCCGGGGGGCCCCCTGTCCACCACCAGCGTGCTCAGTTCAGTGGACATTCTGGGCGGCGACGTGGTCGAGAAAATGCCGGTCACCTATAGCTGGGAGCTCTTCAGCCGGCTACCCGGCGTGGAGCTCACCGAGTTCAACCAGGGCACCACCTCCGGCAAGCTTTCCTTTCGCGGTTTCAATGGCGAGGGTGAAGTGAATGCCGTGAAGCTGCTGATCGATGGTATCCCCAGCAACAGCAACGACGGCAACATGCCGTTCATGGACATGGTGTTCCCGCTGGACATCGACACCATCGAAGTGGTGCGCGGCACCAGCGACCCACGCTATGGGCTGAACAACATCGCCGGCAACGTCAACATCAACACCCGCATCGGTGGCGACTACACCAAGGCGCGGGTGCGCTACGGCAGCTACGGCACCCGCGAGACCCAGCTGGCCAAGGGCATCGAGAGCGCCAACTGGACCCAGAACTATTTCCTCGCCTACCAGAAGTCCGACGGCTACCGCGATCACGCTGATCAGGACCGCGTGTCAGTGGCCGGCAAGTGGTTCTACACCCCGGACGACCAGGCGTATCGCATCGGTCTGATCTTGCGACATTACGAAGGTCAGGCCGACGAGCCCGGCTACCTCACCGGCGCCAACGCCCATAGCCACCCAACCATGACCAACAGCTACAACGACACCGACCAGGGCACGCGACGCATGAACAGCGCCAGCGTGCACTTCGACACGGACCTTGCCGACGACCTGTCGCTAGCCGCCAAGACCTACCTCAACACCTTCGACGACCGCCGCTGGACCCGCTACTGGAGCGCCAGTACCCAACAGGAACGCGACGCCTATGAAACCCAGTACGGCGCCATGAGCACCCTGACCTGGCGCCCCCAGGTGGACTGGTTGCATGCGCTGGCACTGGAAGGTGGCCTGGACACCCAGCGCCAGCAGAACATCAGCGAGCGCTACAGCACCGTGGAGCGGGTGCGCACGGCCCAGACCCGTGACCAGCACTTCGACTTCAACACCGTGGGTGGCTATGTGCAGGCGGTGATCGAACCCACCGACACCCTCAAAGTCATTCCGGCGTATCGGGTGGACAAGCTCAGCGGTGACTTCACCAACCACATGACCGGGGTGCACTACGACATGAACGACTACGGGCTGATCAAACAGCCCAAGTTGAGCGTGGTCTACTCGCCCTGGTCGGTGGCCAGCCTGTACGCCAACTGGGGCCGTACCTTCCAGGTGGGCACGGGATCGTCCAGCTACAAGATCCCGCCGCAAACCGATGACCTGGCGCCGTCGATCAACGACGGCTGGGAAACCGGGGTCAAGTTCACTCCGGCCAGCTGGATCGACGGCCGCCTGGCCTACTGGCAACAGAAGGCCTCGGGTGAAGTCAGCCGCCGGCTCAACGACCCCACCGGCGCCTCCGACAACGTCGGCCAGACCCGGCGCTGGGGCTACGACCTGCAAGTCAACCTGCACGCCGGCGCGCGCACGGAGGCCTGGCTGGCCTACTCCTGGCAGTACTCGAAAATCCTCAAGGCCGGCGCCACCTACCCCGACAGCGAAGGCAACGAGATCGACCACATTCCCCACCACGTGTACAACGCCGGCGCCAGCTACCAGCTGACACCGACCGTGCAACTGACGGGGTGGATGAATGGGCAGAGCGACTATTACCTGGAGAAGAACAACGTGGAGGGCAAGTATGGCGCCTACGTGCTGTTCAACCTGGGCGCCACCTGGAAAGTCAGTGAGCACGTGAGCCTGGACCTGCAGCTCAAGAACCTCGCCAACCGTTACTACGAGTATGTGTGGTACGACGCGGACGGCGCCCTGGCACCGCTGCATTCGCCGGGCGATGGCCGGGCGCTGTACACCGGCATCAGCCTGGACTTCTAG
- a CDS encoding ester cyclase, with the protein MHPTDLASAYRHYIACLNQQDWPHLGRFVAPQVRHNGKPLGLAGYQAMLEGNYRDIPDLRFHIEQLACDPPWVASRLIFRCTPAGSFLGLPVNGKHVVFSENVFYRFDDGRIVEVWSVVDRAAIEQQL; encoded by the coding sequence ATGCACCCCACCGACCTCGCCAGCGCCTACCGGCACTACATCGCCTGCCTGAACCAGCAGGACTGGCCCCACCTGGGCCGCTTCGTGGCTCCGCAAGTCCGGCACAACGGCAAGCCTCTAGGCCTGGCGGGTTACCAGGCCATGCTGGAGGGCAATTACCGGGACATACCGGACCTGCGCTTCCACATCGAACAACTGGCCTGCGACCCGCCCTGGGTCGCCAGCCGCCTGATCTTTCGCTGCACCCCGGCAGGCTCGTTCCTGGGACTGCCGGTAAACGGCAAGCACGTCGTTTTCAGCGAAAATGTCTTCTACCGGTTTGATGACGGCCGGATCGTGGAGGTGTGGTCCGTGGTCGACCGCGCCGCCATCGAACAGCAGCTCTAG
- a CDS encoding CoA-acylating methylmalonate-semialdehyde dehydrogenase, which yields MTTTIEHYINDQRVSRDDRYQDVFNPATGQVTGRVALASQQTVAEAVAAAKVAFSGWSDTPPIRRARVLFEYLHLLRERKDELARIITAEHGKVFTDAQGEVDRGIDILEFACGIPHLLKGEHTDQVSRGMDNWTLRQPLGVVAGITPFNFPVMVPMWMYPLAIAAGNTFILKPSPTDPSASLFMAELLREAGLPAGVFNVVQGDKVAVDALLEHPDVKAISFVGSTPIAQHIYETGARHGKRVQGLGGAKNHMVVMPDADIERTVDALIGAAYGSAGERCMAISVAVLVGDVADKIVPALVRRASELRITDGRDLKAEMGPIVSRAALQRINGYIAQGVEAGAQLLLDGRDYTPAEADLRDGFWLGATLFDHVTADMSIYREEIFGPVLACVRVSDFTEALTLVNEHEFGNGVSCFTRDGNVAREFSRRIEVGMVGINVPIPVPMAWHGFGGWKKSLFGDMHAYGTEGVRFYTKQKSIMQRWSESIEKGAEFSMPVSR from the coding sequence ATGACCACTACCATCGAGCATTACATCAACGACCAGCGCGTTTCACGCGACGACCGCTACCAGGACGTGTTCAACCCGGCCACCGGGCAAGTGACCGGGCGCGTTGCCCTGGCCAGCCAGCAGACCGTGGCCGAAGCCGTGGCTGCCGCCAAGGTGGCCTTCAGCGGCTGGAGCGATACCCCACCCATTCGCCGCGCGCGGGTGCTGTTCGAGTACCTGCACCTGCTGCGCGAACGCAAGGACGAACTGGCGCGCATCATTACCGCCGAGCACGGCAAGGTGTTCACCGACGCCCAGGGCGAAGTGGACCGCGGCATCGATATTCTTGAATTCGCGTGCGGCATTCCCCACCTGCTCAAGGGCGAGCACACCGACCAGGTCTCCCGCGGCATGGACAACTGGACCCTGCGCCAGCCCCTGGGCGTGGTGGCGGGCATCACACCGTTCAACTTCCCGGTAATGGTGCCGATGTGGATGTACCCACTGGCCATCGCCGCCGGCAACACCTTCATCCTCAAGCCCAGCCCTACCGACCCGAGCGCCTCGCTGTTCATGGCAGAGCTGCTGCGCGAGGCCGGCTTGCCAGCGGGCGTGTTCAACGTGGTGCAGGGCGACAAGGTAGCGGTCGATGCGCTGCTGGAGCACCCTGATGTGAAGGCCATCAGCTTCGTCGGCTCCACCCCCATCGCCCAGCATATCTATGAGACCGGCGCTCGCCACGGCAAGCGCGTGCAGGGCCTGGGCGGAGCGAAGAACCACATGGTGGTGATGCCCGATGCCGATATCGAGCGCACCGTCGACGCCTTGATCGGTGCGGCCTACGGCAGTGCAGGCGAGCGTTGCATGGCCATCTCCGTGGCGGTGCTGGTGGGCGATGTGGCGGACAAGATCGTTCCCGCCCTGGTGCGCCGCGCGAGCGAACTGCGCATCACCGATGGCCGTGACCTGAAAGCGGAAATGGGGCCTATCGTCTCGCGCGCCGCATTGCAACGCATCAATGGCTACATCGCCCAAGGCGTCGAGGCCGGGGCGCAACTGCTGCTCGATGGCCGCGACTACACGCCCGCCGAAGCCGACCTGCGCGATGGCTTCTGGCTGGGGGCGACGCTGTTCGACCACGTCACCGCCGACATGAGCATTTACCGCGAGGAAATCTTCGGCCCGGTGCTGGCGTGCGTGCGGGTCAGTGACTTCACCGAGGCGCTGACGCTGGTCAATGAGCATGAGTTCGGCAACGGCGTCAGTTGCTTTACCCGCGACGGCAACGTGGCCCGAGAGTTCTCGCGGCGCATCGAGGTGGGCATGGTCGGCATCAACGTGCCGATTCCGGTGCCCATGGCCTGGCATGGCTTCGGCGGTTGGAAGAAAAGCCTGTTCGGCGACATGCATGCCTACGGCACCGAGGGCGTGCGCTTTTACACCAAGCAGAAATCGATCATGCAGCGCTGGTCGGAGAGCATCGAAAAGGGCGCCGAGTTCAGCATGCCGGTTTCCAGATAA
- a CDS encoding LysR family transcriptional regulator, which yields MEKSEIEGLWSHIHWLSVLEEQGTYTAAAIRLGVSKSAVSQRISDLEKATGTRLVTRTTRSVRLTDAGQSLTREVRSAYEHIARSFSSVRDSAGEIRGLVRLTAPVAFARQHLVPHLSEFLQVYPAVRVQLDVSDALSSLAAEGYDLAVRHGFQVPETHVAWKLCDTTSLLVATRGYLDRHGEPREPGDLTTHNCLYYPRGNDQPAWTFERPRRGQKEPDRQTVPIAGSFATNNSEALRDSALHHLGIALLPDFSAQAALASGHLVRVLKDWTLKGVFADEIYLIRPYSPHVPKAVTALVNYLKQQLGRSFQAT from the coding sequence ATGGAAAAATCCGAGATCGAAGGTTTGTGGAGCCACATCCACTGGCTCTCCGTGCTGGAGGAACAAGGCACTTACACGGCGGCGGCCATACGCCTGGGGGTCAGCAAATCCGCAGTCAGCCAGCGTATCTCGGACTTGGAGAAGGCCACCGGCACGCGCCTGGTGACCCGTACCACCCGCAGTGTGCGCCTGACCGATGCCGGCCAGTCGCTGACCCGCGAGGTACGCAGCGCCTATGAACACATTGCCCGCAGTTTTTCCTCGGTGCGCGACTCGGCCGGGGAAATACGGGGGCTGGTACGCTTGACCGCGCCCGTGGCTTTCGCCCGCCAGCACCTGGTGCCGCACTTGTCCGAATTCCTGCAGGTGTACCCTGCAGTGCGCGTGCAGCTGGACGTCTCCGACGCCCTCAGTTCGTTGGCGGCCGAAGGCTACGACCTGGCCGTGCGCCACGGCTTCCAGGTGCCGGAAACCCATGTGGCGTGGAAACTGTGCGATACCACGTCGCTGCTGGTGGCCACCCGCGGCTACCTGGACCGCCACGGCGAGCCCCGTGAGCCCGGCGACCTGACTACGCACAATTGCCTGTACTACCCACGCGGCAACGACCAGCCGGCCTGGACGTTCGAACGCCCCCGCCGGGGCCAGAAGGAGCCCGACCGTCAGACGGTGCCCATCGCGGGCAGCTTCGCCACCAACAACAGCGAAGCCTTGCGCGATTCGGCCTTGCACCACCTGGGCATCGCCCTGCTGCCCGACTTCAGCGCCCAGGCGGCGCTGGCCAGCGGGCACCTGGTGCGCGTGCTCAAGGACTGGACGCTGAAGGGGGTATTCGCCGATGAAATCTACCTGATTCGGCCGTACTCCCCCCATGTGCCCAAGGCCGTGACGGCCTTGGTCAACTACCTCAAGCAGCAACTGGGGCGGTCTTTTCAGGCCACTTGA
- the iolE gene encoding myo-inosose-2 dehydratase, whose product MMKARLGIAPIAWWNDDLEELSDDVSLDECLRQASVAGFTGMETGRRFPMDMKELGPVLARHGMSVCGGWFSGLLLDGDLEAEKDRISQQLAFFVAAQAPCLVYGETARSIQGVRSAPLRSKPVISETEMAAYGRKVSDFADWCAAQGMPLSYHHHMGAVVETETELDLFMKHSSVPLLFDAGHMAYAGGDLLRVIDNHHARINHVHTKDIRRAVVDGLDRSRDSFLDSVIRGAFTVPGDGSLDFQTLVKALAAKGYEGWFVVEAEQDPHLNPPLEMARKGHRELLRVMAAAGYQVA is encoded by the coding sequence ATGATGAAAGCACGACTGGGTATTGCCCCCATCGCGTGGTGGAACGACGACCTGGAGGAGCTCTCCGACGACGTCAGCCTGGACGAATGCCTGCGCCAGGCCTCGGTCGCCGGGTTCACCGGCATGGAAACCGGCCGCCGCTTCCCCATGGACATGAAGGAACTGGGCCCGGTACTGGCTCGGCACGGTATGTCGGTGTGTGGTGGCTGGTTCTCCGGGTTGCTGCTCGACGGTGACCTGGAGGCCGAGAAAGACCGCATTTCCCAGCAACTGGCGTTCTTCGTGGCCGCCCAGGCCCCGTGCCTGGTGTACGGCGAAACCGCCCGTTCGATCCAGGGTGTGCGTTCGGCGCCGCTGCGTTCCAAGCCGGTGATCTCGGAAACGGAAATGGCTGCCTATGGCCGCAAGGTGTCGGACTTCGCTGACTGGTGCGCGGCCCAGGGCATGCCCCTGAGCTATCACCACCACATGGGCGCGGTAGTAGAGACCGAAACGGAACTGGACCTGTTCATGAAGCATTCGTCGGTGCCGCTGCTGTTCGACGCCGGCCACATGGCCTACGCCGGGGGTGACCTGTTGCGGGTCATCGACAACCACCATGCCCGCATCAACCATGTGCACACCAAGGACATCCGGCGTGCGGTGGTGGACGGCCTTGACCGTTCGCGCGACAGCTTCCTCGACTCGGTGATCCGGGGCGCTTTCACCGTGCCCGGTGACGGCAGCCTCGACTTCCAGACGCTGGTCAAGGCCCTGGCGGCCAAGGGCTATGAAGGCTGGTTCGTGGTGGAAGCCGAGCAGGACCCGCACCTCAACCCGCCGTTGGAAATGGCCCGCAAGGGCCATCGGGAGTTGCTGCGGGTGATGGCGGCCGCGGGCTATCAAGTGGCCTGA
- the iolD gene encoding 3D-(3,5/4)-trihydroxycyclohexane-1,2-dione acylhydrolase (decyclizing): MTRETVRMTMAQALVRYLCNQFTEIDGQRVPLFAGVFGIFGHGNVTCLSEALETVQDVLPTWRGQNEQSMALAAIGFAKAKRRRQVMVAATSIGPGALNMVTAAGVAMANRLPVLLLAGDTFASRLPDPVLQQVEHFSDPSITANDAFKAVVRYWDRIVHPEQLLQSLPQAVATLLDPADCGPVFIGLAQDTQQVAFDYPEVFFEPKVWKIPRPRPDREAVAAAAALLKGAKRPLIISGGGVRYSGAEEQLAKFAAERGIPVVETIAGKGALTHDHPVHAGPIGIVGSTSANSLAKEADVILAIGTRLQDFTTGSWTAFAPDAQFISLNTARHDAIKHRALSVVGDALESVTELDAALGSFKADATLMERAKALFVEWNALLDHHQQVSDAPVPSYAQVVGVLNKVAAPGDTLISAAGGTPGEVTKGWRVKSPHTFDCEFGFSCMGYEIAAGWGCAMAQEGPGATGGTPIVMLGDGTYMMMNSDIYSAALTGHKMIVVVCDNGGYAVINRLQQAKGVPGFNNLLTDCRVQNRHAPLHVDFVKHAEAMGAKARHANNLAELEQAMKWAQGNDGVTLISIVSDAWKWVPGDADWDVGVPEVSTFESVRAARAAQEKIREAQRLGV, from the coding sequence ATGACCCGCGAGACTGTGCGCATGACCATGGCCCAGGCCCTGGTACGCTACCTCTGCAATCAGTTCACCGAGATCGACGGGCAGCGTGTTCCGCTGTTTGCTGGTGTGTTCGGTATTTTTGGCCACGGCAACGTGACCTGCCTTTCCGAAGCCTTGGAGACTGTCCAGGACGTATTGCCCACGTGGCGCGGCCAGAACGAGCAGTCCATGGCATTGGCCGCCATCGGCTTCGCCAAGGCCAAGCGCCGCCGCCAGGTCATGGTGGCCGCGACCTCCATCGGCCCCGGTGCCTTGAACATGGTGACCGCCGCCGGCGTGGCCATGGCCAACCGCTTGCCTGTGCTGTTGCTGGCCGGCGACACCTTCGCCAGCCGCTTGCCTGACCCGGTGCTGCAACAGGTGGAGCATTTTTCCGACCCATCCATTACCGCCAACGATGCGTTCAAGGCGGTGGTGCGTTACTGGGACCGTATCGTTCACCCCGAGCAACTGCTGCAGTCGCTGCCCCAGGCTGTGGCCACCTTGCTCGACCCTGCCGATTGCGGCCCGGTGTTCATCGGCCTGGCCCAGGACACCCAGCAGGTTGCCTTCGACTACCCCGAAGTGTTCTTTGAACCCAAGGTATGGAAGATCCCGCGCCCGCGCCCAGACCGTGAAGCCGTCGCTGCCGCTGCGGCGCTGCTCAAGGGCGCCAAGCGGCCGTTGATCATTTCCGGCGGCGGCGTGCGCTATTCCGGGGCCGAAGAGCAACTGGCGAAATTCGCTGCCGAGCGCGGCATTCCGGTGGTGGAAACCATCGCCGGCAAGGGCGCGCTGACCCACGACCACCCGGTGCATGCCGGCCCCATCGGCATTGTCGGCTCTACCTCGGCCAACAGCCTGGCCAAGGAAGCCGACGTGATCCTGGCCATCGGCACGCGCCTGCAGGATTTCACCACCGGTTCCTGGACGGCATTTGCCCCTGACGCCCAGTTCATTTCCCTCAATACCGCGCGCCACGATGCCATCAAGCACCGTGCCTTGTCGGTGGTGGGCGATGCCCTGGAAAGCGTAACCGAACTGGACGCCGCCCTGGGCAGCTTCAAGGCCGACGCCACACTGATGGAGCGGGCCAAGGCACTGTTCGTGGAATGGAACGCCTTGCTGGACCATCACCAGCAGGTCAGCGATGCGCCCGTGCCATCCTATGCCCAGGTGGTGGGCGTGTTGAACAAGGTCGCGGCCCCTGGCGATACCCTGATTTCGGCCGCCGGCGGTACCCCGGGGGAGGTAACCAAGGGCTGGCGGGTAAAGAGCCCGCACACCTTCGATTGCGAATTCGGCTTCTCGTGCATGGGCTACGAAATCGCCGCCGGCTGGGGCTGTGCCATGGCCCAGGAAGGACCAGGCGCCACGGGCGGCACACCCATCGTCATGCTCGGTGACGGCACCTACATGATGATGAACTCCGACATCTATTCCGCCGCGCTCACCGGCCACAAGATGATCGTGGTGGTATGCGACAACGGTGGCTACGCCGTCATCAACCGGCTGCAACAGGCCAAGGGTGTGCCCGGTTTCAACAACCTGCTCACCGACTGCCGTGTGCAGAACCGCCACGCCCCGCTGCACGTGGATTTCGTCAAGCACGCCGAGGCCATGGGCGCGAAAGCCCGCCACGCCAACAACCTGGCCGAACTGGAGCAGGCCATGAAGTGGGCCCAGGGCAATGACGGGGTGACGCTGATCTCCATTGTCTCCGATGCCTGGAAGTGGGTGCCGGGCGACGCCGACTGGGATGTGGGGGTGCCCGAGGTCTCGACCTTTGAAAGCGTGCGGGCCGCCCGTGCCGCGCAGGAAAAAATCCGCGAAGCGCAACGGTTGGGGGTGTGA